From the genome of Denticeps clupeoides chromosome 4, fDenClu1.1, whole genome shotgun sequence, one region includes:
- the piezo2b gene encoding piezo-type mechanosensitive ion channel component 2 isoform X5: MQGHTGKLLKSLCFTSMTFLLIHIIYQITVNSLLAREAIDPGFNCSAWEKSLRQIGFESVIGADGGNGIRVFIPDIGMFMAGLGTWFLCRSLGQKKAVEDLAQDNTEFELEEQDDEQEDGEKADLDDSMVFDEDFDAEDEAEDEEYVGDEEEEEEEVKESMKMKILRHIATVASKVKEVIGNLITTAGKVVVTILLGLTGIMLPSLTSAVYFMVFLGLCTWWSICRTFNTLLFSCMCVLLAIFSAGHLIVLYLYQFQFFQETAPPDNITSLFGISPIIQTNCSHTWKLTVNPHLKWFHFVNPIMLLVLYYTLATLIRLWLQDPTITEEGEDVDEGEDAGGNAADRRRQLWWRAHQKTEERNLLSTQDAYSMSEAVVVTSNGTSFQYVAPLNAENGPRALDLYSTPQYKVDQSNGVSEKKESSVYEVVEVQEEEEEEEDNEEERHSSRPNAVVKVFRFIMKQSYICALIAMMAWSITYVSWLTFVFLIWSCILWMVRDRRRYAMISSPFMVAYGNLLLMLQYIFSFENQKEVAGLFPKQEDPVPFSELGTKILCLQTFWLLLHQTLTERQDKLKEEAALSEVKVETPQTEEKDEGDEGDENDITHMLGNLVMAMLVKYWIYICGGMFFFVSFQGRMVMYKIIYMMLFLFCVALYQVHYEWWRKILKYFWLSVVVYTMLVLILVYTFQFKSSLPIWSDMTGMSEEKLKDLGLEQFSVSELFTRIFIPTSFLLVCNIHLHYFHERFLQLTDLKAVVAKEESTIYRLVDQDGSLADITMMSSSSDAAPHKEEEREEKMDRDQEVLVVDGVGLQKQKEGSDLLSSQEGSLPCSLATEAEPTTEQSSDLKSKWHLVVDRLTVLFLKFLEYFHKLQVFIWWLLEIHIIKIVSSYIILVTVREVSLFNYVFLALWAFALPYSQFRHLTSSICSVWTCVIINCKMLYQLEFINPENFSINCTMPINPDIKDLTESKLYKKPIDPSEWVGLSKLELPMDLMNNLLILAILAFEVTIYRHQEYYRLHNKLSPPPSRTIFHSITRQHLDNGIVDCAKYFINYFFYKFGLEVCFLLAVNVIGQRMDFYAMLHAFGLIAVMFRRRRKAIAEIWPKYCCFLACMLTFQYFVCIGIPPAACKDYPWRFLNSGVDSNVIKWLYLPDFLTNPKPTFLIYDFMLLLCASQQRQVFDEENQAAVRLMAGDNVEICRDLDAASFSVHNPVPDFIHCRSYLDMLKVIMFSYLFWFVLTIIFITGTTRISIFCMGYLVACFYFLLFGGNLLLKPIKKILHYWDFLIAYNIFVITMKNILSILACGYIQTLAKKQCWLIQLFSLACTIKEYTIITTEKNDCDLPSDEAGIIWDSICFAFLLLQRRVFMSYYFLHVVADIRASQILASRGAELFQATIVKAVRARLEEERKSMEQLKRQMDRIKNRQQKFKRGKEKMLSITQESGDGVNLMPPEQEEDDDGAEKEKAKSKKKQWWRPWVDHASMVRSGDYYLFETDSEEEEEEEEKKEEEAPKKSALQRAIGKFASAVLALPRSIIKLPKVILQYIIRAAKFLYHAWATDSKTAMKERSKGKRRFWKRYGRGKHRRDKKEGQVAIEVGEQESEQDGDEEGKKSAGQDNIIKRVFNIIKFTWVLFLTTMDSTTVWLNSMCREYIDISTVLRIERCMLTREVKKGNVPSREGIQVYYQKQLRRAMSRDSADGLLSEEDSLSHRARRRRAAYRMESQDSRDSMVSRDSISSAYTEATMLFSRQSTLDDLDVMPENIPKTSQRARPKLHKMYSLDMSNSSADSESSAISSEATQCFTLYSRQGTNDTIEEVEDERDQGEAVHHREGADGPSEAEGTEMLEGLEAGSGTQHAEGEEGMETSAWEGGELGEMSDDLPEAQWEGVELQEEAQHPRDEKETTEYHSRLQDGESSDPEYLQVDGGHTQVFTPDTDVPNISDADVPPSYSKAVSFDRLSVSTDESDDNKRLMIMTPDSRSDLDDSLLPTDVTTELTASELLLNKMFHDEELEASDHFYKGQPQLLQLCYALYNMLVAHSEMVCYFVIILNHLISAYIATLVLPILIFLWAMLSVPRPSKRFWMTAIVYTEVTIVVKYFFQFSFFPFNQHLNLNKNKPYHPPNIIGVEKKDGYVHYDLVQLLMLFFHRSILKCHGLWDEDDPKKPLQRDTGVHHDESEDEEKTPSVKTSNERGSMPSLASANMGNSIDVAPVLVHVRYPEQCTYHRRKSSSGASHVSRRSSVRSKRGSTSTHNGSRRGGSEAEVQQKSRKEMILEKLKEQLIKAKVFLMKKMLEIYMPIRQFFYNLIHPEYNAVTDVYVLMFLADTVDFIIIVFGFWAFGKHSAAADITSSLSEDQVPGAFLVMVLIQFGTMVVDRALYLKKTVMGKVIFQVILVFGIHFWMFFILPGVTDRRFSDNTVAQIWYFVKCVYFGLSAYQIRCGYPTRVLGNFLTKSYNYVNLFLFQGFRLVPFLTELRAVMDWVWTDTTLSLSSWICVEDIYAHIFVLKCWRESEKRYPQPRGQKKKKVVKYGMGGMIVFLLICIVWFPLLFMSLVKSVAGVVNKPLDVSVSITLGGFQPIFTMSAQQQYLVTFTEKNFTAFLKARSSDSEAMQFLEAYTFEDVTIAKLEGSSNSLWTISPPSRDSLKNMLDNHDQSFTITFSWSIQRNLSLGAKAEIAVGKHSIDLDNETKSHLSGLINGSKDAVNIGNIFPQYIRAPSDSNSKPIDQLYGEDKFMNITLSLRRSGSTKSGNITQIQHSKKSEQESEWWVVNQVVERSKGKNDSGLELYVFSDQVSPPSLGFLAGYGIMGLYASVVLVIGKFVREFFSGISHTIMFEELPNVDRILKLCTDIFLVRETGALDLEEDLYAKLIFLYRSPETMIKWTREKTQ, from the exons GCCGGAGTCTGGGACAGAAAAAAGCAGTGGAAGACCTGGCCCAAGACAACACAGAGTTTGAACTGGAGGAACAG GATGATGAACAGGAAGATGGTGAGAAGGCGGACCTGGATGACAGCATGGTCTTTGATGAGGACTTTGATGCTGAGGACGAGGCGGAGGATGAGGAGTATGttggggatgaggaggaggaggaagaggaggtgaaAGAGAGCATGAAGATGAAGATCCTGCGACACATCGCCACTGTCGCATCCAAGGTTAAAGAGGTCATTGGTAACCTGATAACCACAGCGGGGAAGGTGGTCGTCACCATACTGCTTGGCCTCACAG GCATCATGCTGCCATCGCTGACATCAGCCGTGTACTTCATGGTGTTTCTGGGTCTGTGCACGTGGTGGTCCATCTGCCGGACGTTTAACACCCTGCTCTTCAGCTGCATGTGCGTCCTGCTGGCCATTTTCAGCGCCGGGCACCTCATCGTCCTCTACCTCTACCAGTTCCAGTTCTTCCAGGAGACCGCCCCACCCGACAACATCACCAG TCTGTTTGGCATTTCGCCCATCATCCAGACCAACTGTTCCCACACCTGGAAGTTAACTGTCAACCCACATCTCAAGTGGTTCCACTTTGTCAACCCCATCATGCTCTTAGTGTTGTATTACACACTGGCCACACTGATCCGCTTGTGGCTGCAAGATCCCACGATCACG GAGGAAGGGGAAGATGTGGATGAAGGGGAAGATGCCGGGGGCAACGCTGCAGATCGCAGGAGGCAACTCTGGTGGAGGGCCCACCaaaaaacagaggagagaaAC CTGCTTTCTACTCAGGATGCGTACAGCATGTCGGAG GCAGTAGTGGTGACGTCTAACGGAACATCGTTTCAATATGTGGCGCCCCTGAATGCTGAGAATGGTCCACGTGCGCTGGACCTGTATTCCACCCCTCAGTACAAGGTGGACCAAAGCAATGGAGTTTCAG aaaaaaaggaaagcagtGTGTATGAAGTGGTGGAagtgcaggaggaagaggaagaggaggaggacaatgAGGAAGAAAGGCATAGTAGTAGACCAAATGCAGTGGTGAAAGTTTTCAGGTTCATAATGAAGCAGAGCTACATTTGTGCTCTCATCGCTATGATG GCTTGGAGCATCACATATGTAAGTTGGCTGACCTTCGTCTTCCTCATCTGGTCATGCATATTGTGGATGGTGCGCGACCGACGCCGCTACGCCATGATCAGCTCGCCCTTCATGGTTGCCTACGGAAacctgctgctgatgctgcagtACATCTTTAGTTTTGAGAATCAGAAAGAGGTGGCAGGTCTCTTCCCTAAGCAGGAAGACCCTGTACCCTTCTCCGAACTGGGGACCAAG ATACTGTGCTTGCAAACGTTCTGGCTTCTGCTGCATCAGACCTTGACAGAGAGGCAGGACAAGCTTAAAGAGGAGGCTGCACTGTCTGAGGTCAAAGTTGAAACGCCCCAAACAG AGGAGAAGGATGAAGGCGATGAAGGAGACGAAAATGACATAACACACATGCTGGGGAACCTGGTGATGGCCATGCTGGTGAAATACTGGATCTACATCTGCGGGGGCATGTTCTTCTTTGTCAGCTTTCAGGGACGCATGGTCATGTACAAGATCATCTACATGATGCTCTTCCTGTTCTGCGTAGCACTCTATCAG GTGCATTATGAGTGGTGGAGGAAAATCCTTAAGTACTTTTGGCTGTCGGTGGTGGTTTACACCATGCTGGTGCTCATACTGGTTTACACATTCCAGTTCAAGTCCTCTTTGCCTATCTGGAGCGACATGACAGGCATGAGTGAAGAAAA ACTTAAAGATCTTGGTCTGGAGCAGTTTTCAGTGAGTGAGCTCTTCACCAGAATCTTCATCCCTACCTCCTTTTTGCTGGTCTGCAACATCCACCTCCACTACTTCCACGAGCGCTTCCTACAGCTCACTGACCTCAAGGCTGTAGTCGCCAAAGAGGAGAGCACTATCTACAG ACTTGTAGATCAAGATGGGAGCTTGGCAGATATCACGATGATGAGCTCGTCCTCTGACGCGGCTCCACACAAGGAGGAGGAACGGGAGGAGAAGATGGACAGAGATCAGGAGGTGCTAGTTGTGGATGGTGTGGGGTTGCAAAAGCAGAAAGAGGGGTCCGACCTGCTCTCTAGCCAGGAAGGGAGTCTTCCATGCAGCCTGGCGACTGAAGCTGAGCCAACCACTGAACAGAGTTCAG ATCTGAAGAGTAAATGGCATTTAGTGGTGGACCGTCTGACAGTGCTCTTCCTGAAGTTTTTAGAATATTTCCACAAGCTGCAAGTGTTCATCTGGTGGCTGCTGGAGATCCACATAATCAAGATTGTGTCATCATACATCATTCTGGTGACAGTGAGAGAG GTGTCCCTATTTAATTATGTCTTCCTGGCTTTGTGGGCCTTTGCACTGCCATACAGCCAGTTTCGTCATCTCACCTCGAGCATCTGCAGTGTGTGGACATGTGTCATCATCAACTGCAAAATGTTATACCAGCTGGAATTCATCAACCCCGAAAATTTCTCGATAAACTGCAccatg CCCATTAACCCAGATATAAAAGACCTGACCGAGTCTAAGCTGTACAAAAAACCAATTGACCCTTCCGAATGGGTTGGCCTGAGTAAACTGGAGCTGCCAATGGACCTTATG AACAACCTGCTGATTCTGGCCATCCTAGCATTTGAAGTGACCATCTACCGGCACCAGGAATACTACCGCTTGCATAACAAGCTGAGCCCCCCACCGTCCAGGACCATCTTCCATTCTATCACCCGGCAGCACCTTGACAACGGAATAGTGGACTGCGCCAAGTACTTCATCAATTATTTCTTCTACAAGTTTGGGCTGGAG GTGTGCTTTCTGCTGGCCGTGAACGTGATTGGCCAGAGAATGGACTTCTACGCCATGCTGCATGCATTTGGCCTCATTGCTGTCATGTTCCGCCGGAGGAGGAAGGCCATCGCTGAAATCTGGCCCAAATACTGCTGCTTCCTGGCCTGCATGCTGACGTTCCAGTACTTTGTGTGCATTGGTATCCCTCCCGCAGCCTGCAAAg ACTACCCATGGAGATTCCTCAACTCTGGCGTGGACTCCAATGTGATTAAGTGGTTGTACTTACCCGATTTCCTCACCAATCCCAAGCCTACTTTCCTTATCT ATGatttcatgctgctgctgtgtgcatCACAGCAGAGACAGGTGTTCGATGAGGAGAACCAGGCAGCTGTGCGCCTCATGGCTGGTGACAATGTAGAGATCTGCCGGGATCTAGATGCTGCATCGTTCAGTGTGCACAACCCTGTGCCAGACTTTATCCACTGCAG GTCTTACCTAGACATGCTGAAGGTGATCATGTTCAGCTACCTCTTCTGGTTTGTCCTCACCATCATCTTTATCACTGGCACCACACGGATCAGCATCTTCTGCATGGGCTACTTGGTGGCCTGTTTCTATTTCTTGCTGTTTGGGGGCAACCTGCTGCTCAAGCCAATCAAGAAGATACTGCACTACTGGGACTTCCTGATAGCCTACAACATTTTTGTGATTACAATGAAGAACATATTGTCT aTTCTTGCTTGTGGTTACATCCAGACTCTTGCAAAGAAACAGTGCTGGCTGATCCAGTTATTCAGCCTTGCCTGTACCATCAAGGAGTACACAATTATAACCACTGAGAAAAATG aCTGTGATCTGCCCAGTGACGAGGCAGGGATCATCTGGGACAGCATCTGCTTTGcattcctgctgctgcagcgcCGGGTCTTCATGAGCTACTATTTCCTGCATGTGGTAGCTGACATCCGAGCGTCGCAGATCCTCGCCTCAAG AGGTGCAGAGCTGTTCCAAGCCACAATAGTGAAGGCAGTTCGGGCGCgtctggaggaggagaggaagtcCATGGAGCAGCTGAAGAGACA GATGGACCGAATCAAGAACAGGCAGCAGAAGTTTAAAAGGGGGAAGGAGAAGATGTTGAGTATCACGCAGGAGTCAGGTGATGGCGTGAACCTCATGCCACCTGAACAGGAGGAGGACGACGATG gagcagagaaagaaaaagccaAGTCCAAAAAAAAGCAGTGGTGGAGGCCTTGGGTTGACCATGCTTCCA TGGTTAGAAGTGGCGactattatttatttgaaactgatagcgaagaggaagaagaggaggaggagaaaaaagaggaggaggcgcCCAAGAAGTCCGCTCTTCAG CGAGCGATTGGAAAGTTTGCTTCAGCAGTTTTGGCTTTGCCCAGGTCTATCATTAAGCTGCCTAAAGTTATACTGCAGTATATTATCAGGGCAGCCAAG TTTCTGTACCATGCATGGGCCACAGACTCCAAGACTGCCATGAAGGAGAGGAGCAAGGGGAAACGGCGATTCTGGAAAAGATACGGCAGAGGCAAACACAGACGGGACAAGAAAGAAG GTCAGGTGGCAATAGAGGTGGGAGAGCAGGAGTCTGAGCAGGATGGAGACGAGGAAGGGAAGAAATCAGCAGGTCAAG ACAACATTATCAAGCGGGTTTTCAACATCATCAAATTCACATGGGTGCTGTTCTTGACCACGATGGACAGCACGACTGTCTGGCTGAACTCCATGTGCAGAGAGTACATTGACATCTCCACTGTCCTGCGCATCGAGCGGTGCATGCTCACCAGGGAGGTCAAAAAG GGGAATGTACCGTCAAGGGAAGGCATCCAGGTCTACTACCAGAAGCAGCTGCGTAGGGCTATGTCCAGAGATTCTGCCGACGGCCTCCTGAGTGAGGAAGACTCCCTCTCCCATCGGGCTCGGCGGCGGCGTGCTGCGTATCGAATGGAGAGCCAGGACTCCAGAGATTCGATGGTGTCAAGGGATAGTATTTCCAG TGCCTACACCGAGGCCACCATGCTGTTTTCCCGTCAGTCCACCCTGGATGATTTGGACGTAATGCCAGAGAACATTCCCAAAACCAGTCAACGTGCTCGGCCCAAATTGCACAAAATGTACAGTCTGGACATGTCCAACTCCTCGGCTGACAGTGAGAGCAGCGCCATATCCAG TGAGGCCACACAGTGCTTCACCCTCTACTCACGACAGGGCACCAATGACACCATCGAAGAGGTGGAGGACGAGCGAGACCAGGGAGAGGCGGTGCACCACAGAGAAGGGGCAGATGGGCCCAGCGAGGCTGAAGGGACGGAGATGCTGGAAGGGCTGGAGGCCGGCAGCGGCACCCAGCATGCTGAGGGCGAAGAGGGCATGGAGACGAGTGCCTGGGAGGGAGGAGAACTGGGTGAGATGAGTGATGACCTCCCCGAGGCTCAGTGGGAGGGCGTcgagctgcaggaggaggcCCAGCATCCCAGGGACGAAAAGGAGACCACAGAGTACCACTCCAGACTCCAGGACGGAGAGTCTTCGGATCCAGAATACCTACAGGTAGATGGAGGGCACACTCAGGTATTTACCCCAGACACGGATGTCCCCAACATCTCAGACGCAGACGTGCCACCCAGCTACAGCAAGGCGGTCAGCTTCGATCGCCTGTCTGTCAGCACAGATGAGAGTGACGATAATAAGAGGTTGATGATCATGACTCCAGACAGTCGCTCAGACCTTGATGACTCCCTGCTGCCCACTGACGTGACCACTGAGCTAACAGCGAGCGAACTTCTGCTCAACAA AATGTTCCATGACGAGGAGCTGGAAGCCTCCGACCATTTTTATAAGGGCCAACCACAGCTGCTGCAGCTATGCTATGCTCTATACAACATGCTGGTGGCCCACTCTGAGATGGTCTGCTACTTCGTCATCATCCTCAATCACTTGATCTCTGCGTACATCGCCACACTGGTGCTGCCCATCCTCATCTTCCTGTGGGCCATGTTGTCTGTGCCTCGGCCCAGCAAGCGCTTCTGGATGACTGCTATTGTGTACACAGAG GTCACCATTGTCGTCAAGTATTTCTTCCAGTTTAGCTTTTTCCCTTTCAACCAACACCTCAACTTGAACAAGAACAAACCGTACCATCCCCCAAACATCATTGGTGTTGAGAAGAAAGACGGCTACGTTCACTACGACCTGGTCCAGCTTCTCATGCTTTTCTTTCATCGCTCTATTCTAAAG TGCCATGGACTGTGGGATGAAGACGACCCCAAAAAACCATTACAGAGGGACACAGGTGTTCACCACGATGAGTCTGAGGATGAAGAAAAGACGCCGTCAGTCAAGACATCAAATGAAAGGGGGTCAATGCCTTCACTGGCGTCCGCCAACATGGGGAACTCCATAGATGTTGCGCCTGTACTTGTACACGTGCGCTACCCTGAGCAATGCACATACCACCGGAGGAAAAGCTCTAGCGGTGCCTCTCATGTCTCCCGTCGGTCCTCTGTTCGCTCCAAGAGAG GAAGCACCAGCACACACAATGGCAGCAGGAGAGGCGGGAGCGAGGCAGAAGTCCAGCAGAAGAGCCGCAAGGAGATGATCCTGGAGAAACTCAAAGAGCAACTCATTAAAGCCAAGGTGTTCCTCATGAAGAA AATGTTGGAGATCTACATGCCCATCCGTCAGTTCTTCTATAACCTCATCCACCCTGAGTACAATGCTGTCACGGACGTCTATGTGCTGATGTTCCTGGCGGACACCGTAGACTTCATCATCATTGTCTTCGGTTTCTGGGCATTTGGG AAACACTCAGCTGCAGCTGACATCACTTCCTCCCTGTCAGAAGACCAGGTCCCAGGGGCTTTCCTGGTCATGGTGCTGATTCAGTTTGGCACCATGGTGGTGGACCGAGCCTTGTATCTCAAGAAGACGGTCATGGGGAAAGTGATTTTCCAGGTCATCCTGGTGTTCGGGATCCATTTCTGGATGTTCTTCATTCTGCCAGGCGTGACTGATAG GCGCTTCAGTGATAACACTGTGGCTCAGATTTGGTACTTTGTGAAGTGTGTTTACTTTGGACTGTCGGCGTATCAGATCCGCTGCGGCTACCCTACCCGGGTGCTCGGTAACTTCCTTACCAAGAGCTACAACTACGTCAACCTCTTCCTGTTTCAAGG GTTCCGTCTAGTGCCCTTCTTAACGGAGCTTCGGGCAGTGATGGACTGGGTGTGGACGGACACCACTCTCAGCCTGTCTAGCTGGATCTGTGTCGAGGACATCTATGCCCACAtctttgttttaaagtgctggAGAGAATCTGAAAAG AGATACCCTCAGCCCCgtggacagaagaagaagaaggtggtGAAATATGGCATGGGTGGGATGATTGTGTTTCTCCTTATCTGCATCGTCTGGTTCCCCCTTCTCTTCATGTCTCTGGTTAAATCTGTGGCCGGGGTGGTCAACAAGCCACTGGATGTGTCTGTCAGTATAACACTTGGTGGCTTTCAG cCAATCTTCACCATGAGTGCCCAGCAGCAATATCTGGTGACTTTCACAGAGAAAAACTTTACAGCCTTTTTGAAAGCGCGTTCTTCAGACTCA GAAGCGATGCAGTTCCTGGAGGCCTACACATTTGAGGATGTGACCATTGCAAAACTAGAAGGCAGCTCCAACTCTCTATGGACCATCAGTCCACCCAGCCGGGACAGCCTGAAAAACATGCTGGACAATCATGATCAGTCTTTCACCATCACGTTTTCATGGTCCATTCAGAG GAACTTATCACTTGGTGCAAAGGCTGAAATTGCTGTAGGGAAGCATTCAATTGATCTTGACAACGAAACCAAAAGTCACCTTTCAGGCCTTATAAATGGATCAAAGGATGCTGT GAACATCGGTAATATTTTCCCTCAATATATACGAGCCCCAAGTGATTCTAATTCCAAACCTATAGACCAGCTTTATGGCG AAGACAAATTCATGAACATCACACTGAGTCTGAGGAGGAGTGGCAGCACTAAGAGTgggaacattacacaaattCAGCACAGCAAAAAGTCGGAACAGGAATCGGAATGGTGGGTTGTTAACCAAGTAGTTGAAAGGTCGAAAGGAAAAAACGACAGCGGGCTGGAGCTGTATGTGTTCAGTGACCAGGTCAGCCCCCCTAGTCTGGGCTTCCTGGCTGGTTATGG GATCATGGGTCTCTACGCCTCAGTGGTGCTCGTCATTGGGAAGTTTGTGCGGGAATTCTTCAGCGGCATCTCACACACCATCATGTTCGAGGAGCTGCCCAACGTGGACCGCATCCTCAAGCTGTGCACCGATATCTTCCTGGTCCGAGAGACAGGGGCACTGGACCTGGAGGAAGATCTCTACGCCAAGCTGATCTTCCTCTACCGCTCGCCCGAGACCATGATCAAGTGGACCAGGGAGAAGACCCAGTGA